In a genomic window of Vigna angularis cultivar LongXiaoDou No.4 chromosome 6, ASM1680809v1, whole genome shotgun sequence:
- the LOC108341170 gene encoding protein ABCI12, chloroplastic isoform X3 produces the protein MNCNHATFISVSFPPPSSVLFPKRTSAILTPKKTLLARNVRLRVRASASKGDGNAQAANWSQWVPVGSFAADKVFRLIAGATASPIGQFVAYPTTFLHSVDPRVKLVWLLALVVLPARSHIIMRFGLVIYLTLLSMWVLPRNAWTDQLGRVYLLSGLLFITLGLGSDGVPALVQLRTPPPAMMGLPNLPVSLSGYAYTITKLGPLTFTRKGLSVASTVACLTFTVFQSASLCLTTTTPEQLAFALRWFMLPLRHIGVSVSEIVLTLLLSLRFISLVFDEVRNIALGIVSRRINWKQLTVMETIDSYDSQRF, from the exons ATGAACTGTAACCATGCCACCTTCATTTCGGTCTCATTCCCGCCACCAAGTTCCGTGCTTTTCCCAAAACGCACTTCCGCAATCCTCACGCCGAAGAAAACCCTTTTGGCCAGGAACGTGAGACTCAGAGTCAGAGCAAGCGCTTCAAAGGGTGATGGTAATGCTCAGGCAGCAAATTGGTCCCAGTGGGTCCCTGTAGGATCTTTCGCCGCCGACAAAGTTTTCAGATTGATCGCCGGCGCCACAGCAAGTCCCATTGGCCAGTTTGTTGCGTACCCCACCACGTTTCTTCACTCTGTCGACCCTCGAGTCAAATTG GTATGGCTTTTAGCTCTGGTTGTTCTACCTGCAAGGTCTCACATAATTATGCGATTTGGATTAGTGATATACTTGACTTTGCTTTCAATGTGGGTTCTACCAAGAAATGCTTGGACG GATCAACTGGGAAGAGTTTATTTGCTATCTGGATTACTATTCATAACATTAGGGCTAGGTTCAGATGGTGTACCCGCACTTGTTCAGTTGAGAACGCCACCCCCTGCAATGATGGGGCTTCCTAATCTTCCTGTATCTTTATCAGGTTATGCGTATACAATCACAAAGTTAGGTCCATTAACATTTACCAGGAAAGGCCTATCTGTAGCAAGCACTGTTGCATGTTTGACTTTTACT GTATTTCAAAGTGCAAGTCTCTGCCTCACAACTACCACACCCGAACAACTAGCATTTGCATTACGATGGTTTATGCTCCCTCTGAGACACATCGGTGTTTCTGTGTCAGAAATTGTGCTTACACTTTTACTCTCATTGAGGTTTATCAGTCTCGTTTTTGATGAG GTCCGGAACATTGCTTTGGGGATTGTATCCCGTAGGATAAATTGGAAGCAGCTGACTGTTATGGAGACCATTGATA